Part of the Limihaloglobus sulfuriphilus genome is shown below.
TCATCAGCGGCGGATAACCAAAATGGAAAAGCCAGCAGTCTTTGAGTGCGTCATAGTCGATATCATCGAGCGTAAACGTGTCGTTAGTAGCCGGATTATGCAGAAACATCCTGTCCAGGCCGGGAGGTGCGATCACTATCGAGTATGAGCTGCTCTGTCCGGGCACAATGCTGAACGATTTTGAACGGTCTCTGCCGACTATATCCTGGATCATTGAGCCGAAGGCATCATCTCCGATTTTGCCGTTGAGTTTTACGTCAAGCCCGAGCTTTGCCATCGTAAGGCCGGTGTTTGAGACTGCTCCGCCGGTGCCTATGACCGCCTCGCCGACATTTATCAGCTTGCCCGGGGCGAATATATCATTGAAACCGCCGCTGAGCGAGTCCGGAAACTTCGGGGTTATGTCCAGGCATATATGCCCGGCGACCATTACACTTTTGTTCTTTTCAGTCATACTAACGGGTTATCCTTTGAACAGTCCCTGAAGTATCGGCTCTCTTACAATCATGCTGCCGCGTCTGAACCAGTCGGTTGTCATGTCGGCGCTGCCCTTGGGCGGAACGAGTGAGCCGGCGTATTTGGGGTCAACCGGCGGCTTGGCGATCACCAGATCAAGCGGCACCGCAGAGTTCTCGTTCACTACAGCCAGATGCTCATTGTCCGGGTGAGAGTTGCACCAGCCGTGAGCGCAGGGGCCGAAATCCGTTGTTGCTACATAGAGTTTTTCACCCTTTTGCAGGGCAACCGGAACGAGGCCGTCAAATTCATCTTTTATCAGCTCGGGCATCTGGAGCTCTCTGGCGAGTTTTTCGCCGCGTTGGCGGGCCGCTTTGAGGTACGGCCGCGATGCGTTCACCGGATGCTCAAACGCTTTGGGAGATATAAACGTACACAGCCGGCTCTTGTTGTGGTCGCTGAGCATCGTGAAATCTTCAAACTTGCCCGGAATCATGTCAATGTATCCCTTTTCCTGCCAGAGGCTTGTGAAAGTTCTGGAGGGGTCTTCTATCATGACGTATGTCCAGTCGCCTTTCCATGTTTCGTTTGGCGGCTCAAAACCGCTCAAAACCGCGTGCGCGTCGATGGTGCCCGCCGGCACGTTGTCGCCGCCGCTGTACACCTGCGGATCAAATACGAAAACGTTGTTATGCCCGTGCATCGGCAGCAGCGGGGTTACCAGGCCCTTGTTGCAGACCGCATCGTTTATGCCGACATAAATCGCCAGGGCGGTTTCGGCAACCTCCGGGATAAGATGCGCCAGCTCAAGCGAATTGATATCTTCATCAGGTGCCAGATAATGGCCGCAGTCTTTCATTAAGCCGTAAGAATTGACAAGAAAATCCCGGTACTCTTCTTCAGTGCATGAGGAACGCTCGATAACTTTCATTGAACGTTTTATGATTGTTTCTTCCATAGTGTTTTCCTTTACAAAACAATTTGTTTCCAATCTTCATACATAGTAGGCGGCAACAGCCAATTGTCAACTGTTTTTGACTGATTCAAGATGAATTGGAATCAAAAGAAACATAAACGAAACAAAAAGAACACAGGCTTGCATTTTTCTTTGTGCGGCGGTAGCGCGGCACCTCTTTAAAGCCGCTGTTCTAACGAAAACACCGCTGAACCTATCACATAACGCTCAAATAACAAAAAAAAGCGGCGCCGCCTCGCTGCGCTCGTTGTCGCGTGCACTCCAAAGCACTGTAATTATTGCCTTTAGCGTTTTTGTCGCAGACAAAATGTATGGTCTGTCGCAGATTATCCTTGAAAAAAAGATAAACCTCTGCTATTGTTTCGTTTACATTTAAGTAGTATTTCAAACAGGATTAACAGGTACATAAGGGCGGATAATGGCTAAAATTGAACTGACAGAAGCGGAAAAGAGAGAGGTGCTCGAGTGTCTGGAAAAGGGAAAGCCCCTCGATGATAGATTCCGGTTTCTGCTCTTTGGCGATAAACGTGAGGTTGAGCTTGTCTGGAACGGCAAGACCAGCCAGGTATGCAATGTCGTTCTGCCGTTTCAGGTTATCGAGGTGGGTGTATGAGGATAGAGCTGCCTGATATACGCCACAATCAATTTGGGTTTGAGGCTTTAGTGTTCCTGAAAAGCCAAACAGAGGAATTATGGCTGGAAACTATAGATATAGACATGAAATTGACAACCTGGTTTGATGCGGATATGTGCGCGGCGTTTGGGGCCATTCTCTACCGCCTTGGAGAAAGACTCAATACTGTTAAACTGAATAATATCAGTGAAAATGTTGAGATAATCCTTTCTAAGAATGGTTTTTTGAGTCATTACGGGCGTAACAGATTTGCTGATACATGGGGAACCACTATTACTTATCAGCGATTCGACGTTAAAGATGACCGTTATTTTGCCGGTTACATCGAAAAAGAGCTGATACATCGCAGTGAAATCCCAAAAATGTCGGCAGGCCTGCTGAAAAAATTTCGTGAGAGCATCTTCGAGATATTCAGTAACGCCGTGCTTCACTCCCAAACTAAATATGGCGTTTTCAGCTGCGGGCAATTTTATCCAAGAGGCAGCCGTTTGAACTTTTCAGTAGCAGATTTGGGTATTGGTATCAGGGGTAATGTAAAAGAGATCAAAGGCTTTGACTTCCCGGCCGAGGATGCCATCGACTGGGCGACCCGGGAGCATAATACGACAAAAAGAGGTAACATACCCGGCGGCCTGGGTTTAAAACTGCTCTGCGAATTTGTTGACCACAATGGCGGAAATATTCAAATTTTATCCGATGCAGGCTACTGGAGAAGAGAGAACAGAAACGTTACCAAAAAAAGAATAAATGATGTTTTTCCCGGAACGGTTGTTAATATAGAGATCAACACAGCCGATACACATTCCTATCAGCTTGCTTGTGAAAATAGAATAACAGAAAACGATATATTTTAAGGTGATACAAATGGAAAAACAAATTGAATTATCAATATTTGAAATAGTCGGCAGCCCCTTATGCGTTGCATCTGGAGATGGTGAAAAAGTTTACGAAAGGCTCGATCAGGCTTTTTCTAATGGTGTTGAAGTTAAACTTTCGTTTGGCAATATCGATACCCTGACATCCGCCTTCTTAAATGCGGCAATTGGCCAGTTGTACGGCAGTTACTCTGAAGAACAGATAAGAAATCTGCTAAAGGTACAGGATATGCAGCCGGACGATATGGCTCTGTTGAAAAGAGTGGTTGAAACTGCCAAGCTGTATTTTAAAGACCCTGACGGCTTTGATAAGGCAAACCGTGAAGCGATGGAGGAAGATTAGAATGTCCAGTAATGTAATAGAAGCTGAGAGTTATGAGTTTTCTGCACAGGATAAATTGATTGTTGACACCAATGTCTGGATTTTCAATTACGGCCCGTCATCTCCACGTAAACCTCAGGTCAGAAAATATTCTCGGATTTTGTCTAATGCATTGACGGCAAAATGCCAGATATATATTGATGTTATGATTGTATCAGAGTTTATTAATACTTATGCGAGAATGAAGTTCAATCAAATTAAACAACAAAACCAATTTTGCAACTTCAAATCTTTTAGAAACAGTTCTGGTTTCAAAGCGGTTGCCCGGGATATTGCATCTGATACGAGGCGAATATTAAGTCTTTGCAACCGTATAAAAACCGGTTTTGAAACAGTAGATATAGATAAGATTTTAACCGAATTTGGGCAAGGAAATTCCGACTTTAATGATCAAATGATTACAGCTTTATGTAAAAGGGAGGGATTGACACTTGTTACAGATGACGGCGACTTTGCAGGTAAGGATATCCCGATCATAACTGCAAACAGACGACTTTTAGCCCCTTGAAAAAAGACGCCGTGTCAGAGCAAAACCCTGATCCTGCAGTTGGACGCAGTCACGACGCAAAAATATGATAACAGATATTAAATTGTAGTGCAATATAAATCAGGGTTGTAAATGGCAATACATAAAGATTTTCCGAGCTCACCGTATGATATACTCGATCCGAAAATAGGTTGGTTCCCGGCTCATGAGGCTTTGCGGGAGTCATCGTATCAAAAACTTCTTTCGATTTTCTCTTGAAGTAAAAACCGATTTCGCTATACTGCATTGACTATATGCGGTGTTGGGTGCAGCTCTCCTAAGTACCTGTATAGTATGTATTTAACTGATGTGATATGAATTACTGCCTTTGGCGGCTTATAAGTGTGTATAAGGAAAATAGATGCTGACAGGTACAAAGCGAACAGGTAAGTATATACCTACACTGTTATTTATATTGATCTGCGCGTTCTTCGGCGCGTTTTTTATATATCCAATGCTGCTTGCTGTAAAGGAAGGTCTGCTTCATGATGGAGATCTGAGCCTGTATTGGGTTATCAGCATCGTAAAAAACAAGATTTTGCTCCAGAAGTTTATTAACAGCCTGCTGTTAGCTGTAATAACAACTTTTTTGATTATATGTCTCTCCCTTCCACTGGCGATGATCAGTGCCAATTGCAGTTTCAAAGGCCGCGATATAGCCGCGAATCTGCTTCTGCTGCCTATGATTATGCCGCCGTTTGTGGGGGCTCTTTCTGTTAAGAGATTTTTCGCCCAGCACGGCATACTCAACCAGATATTGATAAAAGCGGGCGTGATTGAGTTTTCGCAGGCGTATGACTGGCTTGGTACCGGTTTCGCGGCGGTAGTGCTGATGCAGATGCTGCACCTGTTTCCCATAATGTATCTGAATCTGACATCATGCCTGTCTAATATTGACCCCATGTATTACGAGGCGGCGAAAAACTTCGGGGCTTCGGGCTGGAAACAATTCTGGAAAATAACTCTACCTCTTTTGCGGCCTGGAATATTCGCCGGCAGTTCCATCGTGTTTATCTGGTCGTTTACAGATATTGGAACGCCGTTAATATTTGATTATAATGAGCTTGCTTCGGTAAAGGTGTTTAACGAGCTGCAGCAGTCAAACATCAGCGGCAGCGCATACGGTTTTGTTATTGTTCTGCTTTTGGTCAGTGTTGCCTGTTATTCACTGACTAAAGTCGTTCTGGGAAAGCCGGTAGCATCAGACACTTCCAAAGCGACAGTCTCGGCGCAGTCCAGGCGGCTTTCAGGTATTAAAACGTTTCTTGTCTGGCTTCTGTTCGGCTCTGTTACCCTGATCGCGATCATGCCGCACCTTGGCGTAATAGTCACCGCTTTTGCCGACCGCTGGGTAAGCACAATCGCCCCTGAATCCTGGACTTTAAACCACATGAAGTTTGTCCTTACCCAGCAGCAGACACGAACGAGCATTATCAACAGCCTCAAATACGCATCATGCTCCACGCTGCTGGATATCGTAATAGGAACCACCGCGGCATGGCTGATTATAAGGCGCAAGCATTTTGGCTCACGTGCGCTTGATTCGATGCTGATGATGCCTCTGGCAGTTCCGGGGCTTATACTCGCGGCAGGATTTATCGCCATGACAGTTATGGGAAGCCGGTTCGAGCGTATTGGCCCGGCTTACAACCCATTCATAATCATAGTGATAGCCTATGCAGTACGCCGCATACCGTTTGTGGTCAGGGGTGTTTCGGCCGGACTTCAGCAGATACCGGTAACACTGGAACACGCGGCTATGAATCTGGGAGCGTCTCGATTTACCGCGTTTAAACGGATAACAATGCCGCTGATTTCGGCTAACATAATCGCTGCCGGCGTGCTTACGTTTGCTTTTGCGATGCTCGAGGTCAGCGATTCTCTGGTGCTTGCCCAGCAGGCGGCGCATTATCCGATAACAAAGCAGATGTACGTTTCCGTGGCGGCGAATCCCGATGCGGTCAATATCGCCTCGGCACTTGGCGTGGTGGGAATGGTGCTGCTGGGCGGTTCGATGTTTGCCGCGTCGATGCTGATGGGGCGTAAACTCGGGGCAATATTCAGGGTTTGATTTAATTAAGAATTAAGAATTAGGAATTGAAACAGCAAGTGGACATGATTAACAAGATTTACAGGATAAAAAAACAAATTTAAAACCTGCTAATCCTGTCAAATAAGATTAAAAATTAAGAATCAGGAACATCTGGTTATATGAGACAGATAAAAATAGATAATATTCATAAGAGTTACAAGCAGAGCGGCTCTCAGCTGAAGATTCTGGACGGGATCAATATAACAATAAGCTCGGGTGAGTTCTTTTTTCTGCTGGGCCCCAGCGGCTGCGGCAAAACGACACTGCTTAGGATAATCTGCGGGCTTCTCGAGCCGAGCTCGGGCAAGATATTTTTCGACGACAAAGACGTTACACAAGAGTCTGTCCAAAAAAGAGATACTGCGATGGTTTTCCAGAATTACGCCCTATGGCCGCACATGACTGTGCAGAAAAACACGGAGTTCGGCCTTGAAATGAAGGGCGTTGACACCAAACAAAGGGCGCAAGAGGCCCTGAAAAACCTCAAAATGGTTCAGATGGACGAATACGCATCCAGGAAACCCAACCAGCTCTCCGGCGGCCAGCAGCAGAGGGTCGCGCTTGCCAGGGCGATAGCATCACGGCCGCAGTGCCTTCTGCTCGATGAGCCGCTGAGCAATCTTGATGCAAAACTCCGGCTCCAGATGCGAGGCGAGCTTCGCCGGCTGGTCAAATCTTCCGGCATTACAGGTATTTACGTTACTCATGACCAGAAAGAGGCCCTGTCAATGGCGGACCGTATAGCCATTATGCACCGCGGACGGGTTGAGCAGGTTGCCAGTCCGTTTGAGATGTATGAGAGGCCGCACACGTCTTTTGTTGCCGATTTTGTCGGCGAGGCCAATTTCCTTGAAGGCAAAACAACTAAGGAGGGCGAATGTGTTGCGGTTAACACACCTGTTGGAACAATATCTGCCCAGATGAATGATTTCTTCACTGATGGGGCAGTGTCAAGGTGCTGTATCCGTCCGGAAAAGATTACCATGGCGGCCGCAAACGAATCACCTCTGGAGGGTTATGAAAACAAAATACCGGCCTCTATAATTTCCCGAACTTATCTGGGTGAGTCCATCCAGTACGAAGTCGCTCTCAAGGACAAGCAAAGCTGGAAAATATCTGTCCCCGGTTCAATGAAATTTCCCGAAGATAAAGAAACTTACCTGTATTTCAAAACAAACGACGTTGTATTGTTAAGAGAATAAAATACTTAGAGTTTGCCGGAACTTTTTTTGAAAATTTTAGTATAAACAAATAAAACGCTAACATTATTTAGGGACAATAAAGTCGATATGAAAACTGTTATTAGCCAAAGAACAAAACCGCCTCTTCTCTCCGCAGGGTTCACCCTCATAGAGCTTTTGGTTGTAATATCAATCATAGCTTTGCTTATGGGAATAATGATGCCGGCGCTTAGCCGTGCCAGAGCTATAGCTCAATCGGCAGTATGCAAATCCAATCTCCGCCAGTCCGGAATCGCCCTGGCAACCTATACCGCTTCAAATAAAGACTGGCTGCCCGGCCCCAACACCAGCGGCGGCAATATCGCCAGAAATGAGGCAACTCCCAAAGAGCTGGCTTCCAAAACCAGTCCGGTGCAGAACTGCGACTGGATATCGCCTCTTCTCGGCAACGAATTCGGCCTTCCAACCGACACCGAAGAGCGAATTATAGAGCTTTGTACTAATACGTTTGTGTGTCCTTCCAACAAAGCCAAATATGATTATGAGTATCCCGGCGGGTTTATAAATAAAGTTGACGTTACTTCGCTTAAAGTTTTCAGCTACTCATCGCCCACAGCCTTTCACGCATACAGTTTTCGCAATACCGGCAAACCTGTAACCGATGCCGAGATACGCAATGCCGCGACAGTAGCTCCCGGTTATGTGCCCAAGATGACAAAAATAGGCAGTGCTCAGCGGAAGATATTTGTGCTTGAGGGCACACGCTACTTAAGAGAAACCGGCGGCGTCTATCAGGCTTCATTGAACAATATCAGGTATCAGAACGACGGGGGCAACTATATGGTCTGGGGGCCTGCTACACAGTTCCCCGGTGATCCGTTTGTCATTGGCACGCCGGCAAATCTGGAGTTGACCGATACCGCCCGCAAATATGCTTACAGGCATAATGACGGCTTCAACACAGCGTTTTTTGACGGCCATGTAGAATCACTTAGCTGGCAGGAAAGCCTCGATATAAGGATGTACTGGCCGAGAGGCTCTCGGGTTATGCGGGCAAACTTTACCTACGACCCAAACGACAGAAACGGCATGACAATAAAATAGATTAAGGAGTTTTCGCTATCAATCCATATAGAATTATTCGCGGCGGCTCCGAAAAAAGGGCATTGTTTGTTTTTGCCCTGGCGGCTGTTTTTTGTTCAAGCGGCTTAGCTTCAATTCGTATAGCTACCTACAACATCGCCCAGGGTGATATCAGAAACGGGCTGGAAACAGTTCTGGCCGGAATAAGCCAGAGCAGCTCCGCCGGCATTTCAAAACCGTTTGACCTGCTCGTCCTGCAGGAACAGGATCCGGATACAGATACCACAATACAGATAAAAAATATTATTCGCGGCCTTTATCCGGATCAGGATTACCGCTGCGGAAATCTCACTACCAGTGATATAGGCATCGGCGGCAGTCCCGGGGCGGTTTATAATTATAAAACCCTGCGTCTGCTCGAAGAAAGGGCCATCAGTACGCCCGGTATCAGGACGCCGATACGCTACAAGTTCAGCCTGGCAAATTATCCTCAGTCGCCGGATACGGAATTTTATGTTTATGTCTGCCATCTCAAGGCGTCTCAGGACAGTGCCGCTCAAAGGGCGGATGAGGCCGAGGCGATCCGGTCGGACGCGGATGCATTGGGTGCCGGCAAAAACGTTATTATTGCAGGCGATTTAAATCTTTACAGCAGTTCAGAGTCAGCCTGGGCAGAATTAACCGCTGCCGGCAATGCGCAGATGCATGATGCGGCAGTTGGCGGCGTGGGCTACTGGCATGATAACAGCAGTTTCAGGCATCTGCACTCTCAGGCTCCAAGCACCAATCCCGGCCCCGGTCTGGTCGGTGCGGGCATGGATGACCGGTTTGATTTTCAAATGCTTTCATCAGAGCTCATGGACGATGCCGGATTCTCACATATCAGCGGCACATACAGGGTACTCGGCAACAACGGTTCGCACCAGCTCAACGAGTCAATATCAACAGGCAGCGGCGGTTCTGCCCAGCTGCTAAACGCGATAATGTCGGCTTCTGACCATTGCCCGGTAATCCTCGAGTATCAGCTGCCCGCGGTTATGAATGTCCAGACGCAGTTTGAACTGCCCGCACCATTTGTGGTTTCAACGGGTTACAAATTTCCATTGTTGATATCAAACTCCGCCGACACGCAGGTCTCTGCCGGCGCGGACGAGCTGGATTATCATATAACTTTAACTCACACTCTGTTGTCCGAGCCTGATAACCAGGGCAGCGATTATGAATCCATGACCGGAACCGATGTCGGCAGCGGGCAGATGCAAGGTAGTTTTGATTTTGATGAGGTTTCCGGCGGCTATTCAATTGACGGCGCAGGGGTTATATCCGGCATGTCAGAGAATTTTTATTATGTTTACAAGCCGGCGGCTGAGCAGAGTGAATATGTTTACCGGCTTAACGATATCTCGGGCGGCCTTGACAGTGGTACCGCGGGCATGATGCTGCGTGGAAGCCTCGAGACAGGCAGCGTTTACGGGTATCTCTATGCCACAAAGAGCGGCTATTTGTCCTGGCGCAGGCGAACTTCTGCCGGCGCAATTGCCATGACCACACCTCCGCAGCAGGTGTCACTGCCGGTATGGCTGAAAGTATCAGTCAATGGCGGTACGCTGGCAGCGAGCTATTCACCCGACGGGACCGGCTGGAATGAGCTTGTATCAGAAAGTATCGGCATACAGGGAGGTTACGCCGGACTGGCGGTATCCTCCGGCTCTGATACAGAGACGCTCAACGCGGTGTTTTCTCCCGCGGGCAGTTCCGGCGGTTCGGCAGTAATAGAAACTGACGGTCAGGCTCTTGCTGCAGGCGATGTGAACAATCACTCATTTTTCGCAGGCAACGCCGCCGCGGGCACATGGACTACAAGCGTCAGTATAACTTCTGATTCTAAAGCGGTTAAAGACGGTTCGTTTGACGCATCGCTTTCTTATGTCGCGGTGGAACATGACGATGTTACCGGCGATGGCGTTTTTTCACTTGACGATATCAATACTCTCTTAGACAATATGGAATCAGAGACCGCCGCGGGCGACTATGACGGCGACGGTGTTATAACTCTGGCAGACCTGGATTTACTGCTTGAGATAATGGGTATTCCTGCCGGCGATACAGACCTGAGCGGGCGAGCGGACAGCGGGGATTTTTTCGCCCTGGCTGATAACTGGCTCAGGATTTTATCCGGCTGGCAAAACGCCGAGCTAAACGGTGACGGCGTTATCAATTACGAAGACTGCGCCCTTATGTCAAAGGGCTTTATATGGTAATTTTAAAGTATAAAAGATGTTTAATTCCAAGGATTTTTTAAAATGAAAAGATTATGTTTTA
Proteins encoded:
- a CDS encoding STAS-like domain-containing protein; protein product: MEKQIELSIFEIVGSPLCVASGDGEKVYERLDQAFSNGVEVKLSFGNIDTLTSAFLNAAIGQLYGSYSEEQIRNLLKVQDMQPDDMALLKRVVETAKLYFKDPDGFDKANREAMEED
- a CDS encoding prepilin-type N-terminal cleavage/methylation domain-containing protein, with amino-acid sequence MKTVISQRTKPPLLSAGFTLIELLVVISIIALLMGIMMPALSRARAIAQSAVCKSNLRQSGIALATYTASNKDWLPGPNTSGGNIARNEATPKELASKTSPVQNCDWISPLLGNEFGLPTDTEERIIELCTNTFVCPSNKAKYDYEYPGGFINKVDVTSLKVFSYSSPTAFHAYSFRNTGKPVTDAEIRNAATVAPGYVPKMTKIGSAQRKIFVLEGTRYLRETGGVYQASLNNIRYQNDGGNYMVWGPATQFPGDPFVIGTPANLELTDTARKYAYRHNDGFNTAFFDGHVESLSWQESLDIRMYWPRGSRVMRANFTYDPNDRNGMTIK
- a CDS encoding ABC transporter permease, with translation MLTGTKRTGKYIPTLLFILICAFFGAFFIYPMLLAVKEGLLHDGDLSLYWVISIVKNKILLQKFINSLLLAVITTFLIICLSLPLAMISANCSFKGRDIAANLLLLPMIMPPFVGALSVKRFFAQHGILNQILIKAGVIEFSQAYDWLGTGFAAVVLMQMLHLFPIMYLNLTSCLSNIDPMYYEAAKNFGASGWKQFWKITLPLLRPGIFAGSSIVFIWSFTDIGTPLIFDYNELASVKVFNELQQSNISGSAYGFVIVLLLVSVACYSLTKVVLGKPVASDTSKATVSAQSRRLSGIKTFLVWLLFGSVTLIAIMPHLGVIVTAFADRWVSTIAPESWTLNHMKFVLTQQQTRTSIINSLKYASCSTLLDIVIGTTAAWLIIRRKHFGSRALDSMLMMPLAVPGLILAAGFIAMTVMGSRFERIGPAYNPFIIIVIAYAVRRIPFVVRGVSAGLQQIPVTLEHAAMNLGASRFTAFKRITMPLISANIIAAGVLTFAFAMLEVSDSLVLAQQAAHYPITKQMYVSVAANPDAVNIASALGVVGMVLLGGSMFAASMLMGRKLGAIFRV
- a CDS encoding type II toxin-antitoxin system VapC family toxin, which gives rise to MSSNVIEAESYEFSAQDKLIVDTNVWIFNYGPSSPRKPQVRKYSRILSNALTAKCQIYIDVMIVSEFINTYARMKFNQIKQQNQFCNFKSFRNSSGFKAVARDIASDTRRILSLCNRIKTGFETVDIDKILTEFGQGNSDFNDQMITALCKREGLTLVTDDGDFAGKDIPIITANRRLLAP
- a CDS encoding ABC transporter ATP-binding protein, which gives rise to MRQIKIDNIHKSYKQSGSQLKILDGINITISSGEFFFLLGPSGCGKTTLLRIICGLLEPSSGKIFFDDKDVTQESVQKRDTAMVFQNYALWPHMTVQKNTEFGLEMKGVDTKQRAQEALKNLKMVQMDEYASRKPNQLSGGQQQRVALARAIASRPQCLLLDEPLSNLDAKLRLQMRGELRRLVKSSGITGIYVTHDQKEALSMADRIAIMHRGRVEQVASPFEMYERPHTSFVADFVGEANFLEGKTTKEGECVAVNTPVGTISAQMNDFFTDGAVSRCCIRPEKITMAAANESPLEGYENKIPASIISRTYLGESIQYEVALKDKQSWKISVPGSMKFPEDKETYLYFKTNDVVLLRE
- a CDS encoding sensor histidine kinase, whose translation is MRIELPDIRHNQFGFEALVFLKSQTEELWLETIDIDMKLTTWFDADMCAAFGAILYRLGERLNTVKLNNISENVEIILSKNGFLSHYGRNRFADTWGTTITYQRFDVKDDRYFAGYIEKELIHRSEIPKMSAGLLKKFRESIFEIFSNAVLHSQTKYGVFSCGQFYPRGSRLNFSVADLGIGIRGNVKEIKGFDFPAEDAIDWATREHNTTKRGNIPGGLGLKLLCEFVDHNGGNIQILSDAGYWRRENRNVTKKRINDVFPGTVVNIEINTADTHSYQLACENRITENDIF